In Caloenas nicobarica isolate bCalNic1 chromosome 5, bCalNic1.hap1, whole genome shotgun sequence, a single genomic region encodes these proteins:
- the APIP gene encoding methylthioribulose-1-phosphate dehydratase isoform X2: MAAAANDRDAAQEKLHPRSLIPELCRLFYGLGWVTGTGGGISLKHGNEIYIAPSGVQKERIQAEDMFVCDMNEQHISGPPPHKKLKKSQCTPLFMNAYTMRGAGAVIHTHSKAAVMATLLYPGSEFSITHQEMIKGIQKCTSGGYYRYDDTLVVPIIENTPEEKDLKERMARAMEKYPDSCAVLVRRHGVYVWGETWEKAKTMFLS; the protein is encoded by the exons GAGAAGTTACATCCAAGAAGTCTTATCCCAGAGCTTTGTAGACTGTTTTATGGTTTAGGCTGGGTAACAGGAACTGGCGGAGGAATCAGCCTGAAACATGG GAATGAAATCTACATTGCTCCTTCAGGAgtacaaaaggaaagaatacaG GCAGAAGATATGTTTGTTTGTGACATGAACGAACAGCATATCAGTGGTCCTCCACCGCACaagaaactaaagaaaagcCAGTGCACACCTCTTTTTATGAATGCCTACACTATGAGAG GGGCAGGCGCAGTGATCCATACTCATTCCAAGGCTGCTGTTATGGCTACCCTTCTTTACCCAGGGAGTGAGTTCAGTATTACCCATCAGGAGATGATAAAAGGAATCCAGAAGTGTACTTCAGGAGGCTATTACCG atatGATGATACACTAGTGGTTCCCATTATTGAGAATACACCAGAAGAGAAGGATCTCAAGGAAAGAATGGCACGTGCAATGGAAAAATACCCGGACTCTTGTGCTGTATTGGTCAGACGTCACGGAGTTTATGTATGGGGAGAAACATgggaaaaagccaaaacaat GTTTCTTTCATGA
- the APIP gene encoding methylthioribulose-1-phosphate dehydratase isoform X1 — translation MAAAANDRDAAQEKLHPRSLIPELCRLFYGLGWVTGTGGGISLKHGNEIYIAPSGVQKERIQAEDMFVCDMNEQHISGPPPHKKLKKSQCTPLFMNAYTMRGAGAVIHTHSKAAVMATLLYPGSEFSITHQEMIKGIQKCTSGGYYRYDDTLVVPIIENTPEEKDLKERMARAMEKYPDSCAVLVRRHGVYVWGETWEKAKTMCECYDYLFDIAVQMKQHGLDPSKHPAGENGIL, via the exons GAGAAGTTACATCCAAGAAGTCTTATCCCAGAGCTTTGTAGACTGTTTTATGGTTTAGGCTGGGTAACAGGAACTGGCGGAGGAATCAGCCTGAAACATGG GAATGAAATCTACATTGCTCCTTCAGGAgtacaaaaggaaagaatacaG GCAGAAGATATGTTTGTTTGTGACATGAACGAACAGCATATCAGTGGTCCTCCACCGCACaagaaactaaagaaaagcCAGTGCACACCTCTTTTTATGAATGCCTACACTATGAGAG GGGCAGGCGCAGTGATCCATACTCATTCCAAGGCTGCTGTTATGGCTACCCTTCTTTACCCAGGGAGTGAGTTCAGTATTACCCATCAGGAGATGATAAAAGGAATCCAGAAGTGTACTTCAGGAGGCTATTACCG atatGATGATACACTAGTGGTTCCCATTATTGAGAATACACCAGAAGAGAAGGATCTCAAGGAAAGAATGGCACGTGCAATGGAAAAATACCCGGACTCTTGTGCTGTATTGGTCAGACGTCACGGAGTTTATGTATGGGGAGAAACATgggaaaaagccaaaacaat GTGTGAGTGTTATGATTACTTGTTTGATATCGCAGTGCAGATGAAGCAGCATGGGCTAGATCCTTCAAAACATCCAGCAGGAGAAAACGGGATCTTGTAA